tctctagtcttgggtagtgtcatagcctctgtgccatggtcttccactatcttgggctagagttcttttgcttggggctacactcggcacactattctatctaatttctcttcttgttttgttaaaggttttatagtttccataggaaatattttattttaatgttattgttcttaaaatatttaatttttccttgtttcatttcctcactgggctatatccctGTTGgaatcctgggcttatagcatcctgctttttcaactagggttgtagcttagcaagtaatagtaataataataataataataataataataataataataaaaataataaagcaagTTACAGAACACGCTGTTTGCttttactgtacttacattggtggTTTATATACTAAAACATCTGGACAACGGTAAAGTCGTTAAACTTTACGACCTTCTATGGATTAACAAGTAACGTAGCTTTTGTTGATATTCCAAACGTTTTTGCTGATTTTTGCCCTAAGAGAAAGCAACTGTGTTATCAAGGTCTCAATCAGATCTTATTTAAACCATCATCTAGAATAAGTGGTCGATTCGTATTTGGGGTTTTTTCATGTTATTGTTCACGAGATTAAAAATTATCAGTGAACTGTTTCATAAAACGATCCCTAAGTTTTCAGTTTCTTGATGATCCCAGATAAGTCGGATTTTAGAAAAGAGGTTAATACAAGAAGGTTCATTTGTGAAGCCGGCCGCGGTGCGGCATGACCTACCAAAGCACAGTACCTCTTGATGTTTAATGAAGTGTAGATGTCACTGGTAGCTCAGTTCAGATGGAATAATCGTTTCAGGAGGACATAAGCTAAAATTTTATTGCTTAACGGAAGCCTATTTCGTGTTCTGCATTTGGATGCATTCAAGGATTCAGCAAATCCTTGAATACATTGGTTACATTTCATCGGTAAGTATTCTGTACACTATACCTTTTGCAAATTTTATAACCATAAAGACAGAAAACCATCCCATGGATAATTAAACAAACACTTTATAATAATTCACTGTCCATCTTTTTATATCTATTATAAAATTGTTTGTAGCAGTTTAATAGGATAAGATTCTGTCCTCCCCTACCATAGTTGTGTATTTCTATTGTCTTCGTTCTTGAATGAATttgcacttgttttttttttttttttttttttttttttaaattgtattagtaaaatgttttgtaaaaatatatttttttatatagaattttaattttcttatgatgAAAAGATGATAAAATCAAGATTTTTAAAGGTAAGGCTATGACGGTCACGAGGCAGGCAAAAGATTTGGACCTTTCTGCCCTACACGGCAGGGGTGTCCGCTCTCCAAGTGGCTTCGTGGATTTGTATAGGGAAAGTGACCAGTGGCATCTctaggtattaaacctccttgggtTAATATGGGATTAACAGAAAAGAGATCGGGACTTATAAAAAGGGCTCATTAAGAAGCTCAAAAATGTAAGAAAGACAGACCATCTTCCGTGCGAATCTTCCTAAACATTTAGAAATCTCACGTTACATTAGGGAAGAGATCACTCTTTGACTGCCACTCGATTTAGGTTTTTCTTTATAGTACTGAACGTATACGAAGATTTCCATACATATAGTAGCGTGCGTTTTGGTACCTCCCCTCGCCACAACCCTAAATTTAAATAAGTAGCTGgatataaaagaatttttaaaaggCACATTGTGGGCAAAGTCACTGGTACTGATTGATAAATTTTGACCATCGAGAGATATGGGAAAAGTTTGGATTTTCTGGTTTTAGTTTATCCGGCTAATCTTTTAATCCTGGATTTTTTAACTCCTCCCTCAAAAGCTGTAGTCTCCTcacttcatatactgtatatactgtatatagccccACCTTTGAACCTTTACCATCATTATTTTCAGTCGCAGTTGATGCTGTACCAAGCGAAGAGGTGTCTGACAACAAGTTAGCTTTTGAGAACAGTTTGAATCCGGATATAATTTTGAAGTTTATTTTAGTTCTAGACTTGCCATAGAAATGTAAGAATAATGTGAAACGATTTTTTCTGAAAAAGGAAGAGATAGAATCAGTGTTTGTGGATATTTGATGGTGAAGGATAAAAACAGAAATGATGATTCTTATTACTGGTGCTGCGAGCTTCGTAAATCTAATAACTGCAAAGGCAGAGCACTTGACTAAACTTGTAGATGGAAAGCATTCATTAGTAAAATTTCTTGAACACAATCACTCTCCTTGTGCAAGTGCTACTAGACTAGTGTTGCAAAATTTGTACATAAGGTGAAAATGTAAGAGAAATCAAAGAGAGATTGACCGTGTCAGATTACTGAGTCGAGTACTAACTACCTCTGCTCCTGAAGATATTGTACCATATCTCCACTCCAAAAATGCGCTGAGAAAGACTATAGAGTGGATGAGGCACAATGAACGTCCAACGGAACCAAGGTCATTGGAAGAAATCAACATCCCCCCAGAACTAAAACTTTCATTAACTGGCGATTTATTTTTGGTAAGAGATTCAACAGTATTGAATGACCGACTTTTGGTATTCACTACAATCGCAAATTCGAAGAGGTTATCAGTGGCTCCATACTGGAACATGGATGGTACTATTAAGAACGTTCCTACATTATTTTACCAGCTGTACTCAATTCATGCACCTGTGGGGCAAGGAAATTGTAGGGTCTTTCCACTGGTGTATGTTTTAATGACTAGAAAGAGTGAAGTCATGTATAAACGTTTATTTCAAGATTTCATTGACGTCGCTGATGAAAATGGAATTGAACTGAACCCACAAATTATAGTATCAGATTTGGAATGGGGTGCAATCCAACCTTCTAAAAGTGAATTCCCTAACGTCAACAACAAACTTTGTATTTTTCATATAGGTCAGCGTATATGGCGAAGAATTCAGGCAACTGGATTATCTATTCGCTACAGCAATGAGGAAAACTTTAGTTTAAGGATTCGACAATTATTCGCCCTGGCATTTCTGCCATCGAATGAAATTCTGGAACCTTTCGGAGCTTTAAAATCGCATTTGCCAGAAGAAGCTGAGGATATTGTTATGGGGTTTGAAAATAATTACGTGCTTGGACGAGTAAGAAAGCGTTTGCGTAATGGCGGGGTCATCCGTGCCCCACCTCTATTTCCTCCTGTTATGTGGTCAGTACATGACTCCATGCAATTAGGAATTCCACGCATGCATGATCAAGTAGAAGCGTGGTATAGGAGGTGGGAAAACATTATTGAAAGAGCTCATATTGGACTTTATGGCATAATCGAAGAGTTACGAAAGGGAGCAGCAGCAAGTCAACAATCAAATTGAAAATGCTCATCGTGGGGtaaaatttcataaacaaaaaagaaaaaaaacttatgcatGAAAAACGCATCGCTGAGCTGATGAGTGAACGTAGAAATCAAAATCTATTAGATTATCTGTTTGGAATGGCACAAAATTTATCTCTTTGATAATATAGTAAATTTCGTGatttttcagcattttttttacaacaacaatTTCACACTTTTACTTACACAACATCACTTTGTTTTGAACCTACTTTTTAATTATACATCTATTGATTACAGTCGTTGTTTTGCTGTTgtcacaatttttattattattattattattattattattattattattattattattattattattattaaaatgataaggaTTAAATTTCTATGTATGTTTAAAGCTTGTTATTTGGCAATTGAATTAGGTTCATGCCTTGACTAACTTGTAATAAGAAACTCTGATGCAAGTAGTTGAGTGGGTTAGTTAGCATGCTAACTAGCCCCTTTTGGTGTAAAAAATGTACGTTAATAAATTAATTGAAATTGGAAAttgtaatattttaagaaaacaaaattattatttcccCATcgggatttatttttacttttccttctCTAAATATGCGCTAAAATAAAAagataacccctctctctctctctctctctctctctctctctctctctctctctctctctctctctctctctctctctctctctctctcccaaaagggCATTGAAAAAGATGATATTTGTCTCTATCTCTGTCACTCATCTAACCTTCGAAGAAGATATTGAAATACTTGGGTTTTGGCCATGGATAGGATCAAGGTAATAGTCAAAGTCGACCATAGCAAAGCCCTGTGACGTCAGTGCGCCATTGGTGCTTATTTAGATAAAATCTATATGACTGACTGCTGGACCGTGGCCGTTAGAAAGAAAAAAAGTTGCTGGGATTATGGTTCTCTGCATCTTGGTTATGTCGGCAACCTGGAGACGGGATTCTGGCTTCTGGTTGTCTGGTTTATGGCTTTTGGAATATTCCGGCTccctaaatatatgtgtatacatacatgcattatatatatatatatatatatatatatatatatatatatatatatatatatatatacatacatacatacatatacatatatatatatatacatacatacatatacatataccaaggcacttcccccaatttttggggggtagccgacatcaaacaaatgaaacaaaacaggggacctctcctctctacattcctcccagcctgacaagggactcaactgagttcggctggtactgctagggtgccacagcccaccctcctccgttatccactacagatgaag
The nucleotide sequence above comes from Palaemon carinicauda isolate YSFRI2023 chromosome 2, ASM3689809v2, whole genome shotgun sequence. Encoded proteins:
- the LOC137621470 gene encoding uncharacterized protein produces the protein MRHNERPTEPRSLEEINIPPELKLSLTGDLFLVRDSTVLNDRLLVFTTIANSKRLSVAPYWNMDGTIKNVPTLFYQLYSIHAPVGQGNCRVFPLVYVLMTRKSEVMYKRLFQDFIDVADENGIELNPQIIVSDLEWGAIQPSKSEFPNVNNKLCIFHIGQRIWRRIQATGLSIRYSNEENFSLRIRQLFALAFLPSNEILEPFGALKSHLPEEAEDIVMGFENNYVLGRVRKRLRNGGVIRAPPLFPPVMWSVHDSMQLGIPRMHDQVEAWYRRWENIIERAHIGLYGIIEELRKGAAASQQSN